Proteins encoded by one window of Bacillus sp. DTU_2020_1000418_1_SI_GHA_SEK_038:
- a CDS encoding 3D domain-containing protein gives MNRIKTWTRRLVMSTLFLAALLTTFQSISGVQAKSIVNYFNSDDFRQSKNSDDHPFSHTFKSVGIAYKYLKQIVNVDLKISSSRAVSGTPPKLEEAIDWSQYPVKKVIATGYTAFYESTGKNPGHPGFGITYSGVKVKRDLYSTVAADLNVFPIGTIIFVPDYGYGVVADKGGAIKGNKVDLYFETVDDVYNEWGKKTIDVYVVEMGDGTLTEEELHALNENESMQVFRQQYIKSERK, from the coding sequence ATGAATAGAATTAAAACTTGGACAAGACGTTTAGTAATGTCAACTTTGTTTTTAGCAGCATTATTAACAACCTTTCAATCCATATCTGGAGTACAGGCTAAATCTATTGTCAATTATTTTAATAGTGATGATTTTCGTCAAAGTAAGAATTCGGATGACCATCCTTTTAGTCATACATTTAAGAGTGTGGGAATCGCCTATAAATATTTAAAGCAGATTGTAAATGTAGATTTAAAAATATCCTCTAGCCGAGCGGTATCTGGAACGCCGCCAAAATTAGAGGAAGCTATTGATTGGTCACAATATCCGGTGAAAAAGGTAATAGCTACGGGCTATACCGCTTTCTATGAATCAACAGGAAAAAATCCTGGTCATCCTGGATTCGGTATTACATATTCAGGCGTGAAGGTGAAAAGAGATTTGTATTCAACAGTGGCAGCCGATTTGAATGTATTCCCAATTGGAACGATTATTTTTGTTCCTGATTATGGGTATGGAGTCGTTGCTGACAAAGGTGGAGCGATAAAAGGAAATAAGGTTGACCTATATTTTGAAACAGTTGATGATGTTTATAATGAATGGGGAAAAAAGACAATTGATGTTTATGTTGTTGAGATGGGTGACGGAACTCTTACAGAAGAAGAATTACATGCTTTAAATGAAAATGAATCCATGCAGGTTTTTCGTCAACAATATATTAAATCAGAGCGAAAATAA
- a CDS encoding YuiB family protein, whose protein sequence is MQMTIFVLPISMLLFFVLFFGIGFILNMLLRMSWIMAIIYPIVAILIIDKVRFIEYFQNAKESFSSLGSELSQLATADVLILSSGMAGAIVAGITIKVLRKKGYQMF, encoded by the coding sequence ATGCAGATGACTATTTTCGTATTGCCAATTTCCATGCTGCTGTTCTTTGTGTTATTTTTTGGAATTGGATTTATTTTAAATATGCTGCTAAGAATGTCATGGATCATGGCAATTATTTATCCAATTGTTGCAATACTAATAATTGATAAGGTGCGTTTTATCGAGTATTTTCAAAATGCTAAAGAATCGTTTTCTAGTCTGGGAAGTGAACTATCCCAGCTTGCCACAGCGGATGTACTGATTTTGAGCAGTGGGATGGCAGGTGCCATTGTTGCCGGCATTACGATTAAAGTTCTTCGTAAAAAAGGGTATCAAATGTTTTAG
- a CDS encoding NUDIX hydrolase, producing MSQKRGKVWLAVSGLVISPDSKWLVVKKKYGGLKGSWSLPAGFVDPGETADEAVIREVEEETGIKCTVKGMIGLRTGVIKDEISDNMIIFVLEALPEQTIQVQDGELYDVQFIDPLELAEDENASILLKYLANRSDSSAKPLMDGMNPGDQFGYTAYRLFL from the coding sequence ATGAGCCAAAAAAGGGGAAAGGTTTGGCTGGCGGTTTCCGGGCTTGTCATTTCACCAGATAGTAAATGGCTTGTAGTCAAAAAGAAATATGGAGGGCTAAAGGGAAGCTGGTCCTTGCCAGCTGGCTTTGTGGACCCAGGCGAAACTGCTGATGAAGCAGTCATTCGGGAAGTAGAAGAGGAAACGGGAATTAAGTGCACTGTTAAAGGGATGATTGGTCTAAGGACGGGAGTTATTAAAGATGAGATTAGCGATAATATGATAATTTTCGTGCTTGAAGCCTTGCCTGAGCAGACAATTCAAGTGCAGGATGGAGAGCTTTATGATGTTCAGTTTATCGATCCGCTAGAATTAGCTGAAGATGAAAATGCGTCCATACTACTCAAATATTTAGCTAATCGTTCGGATTCGTCGGCAAAGCCATTAATGGATGGAATGAACCCTGGAGATCAGTTTGGCTATACAGCATATCGGTTATTTTTATAA
- a CDS encoding NAD(P)/FAD-dependent oxidoreductase, giving the protein MRKQKIVILGAGYGGLMTATRLQKAIGVNEADIVLVNKNDYHYETTWLHEASAGTLHHDRVRYDIKTVIDQNKVDFIIDTAVEVKTEEKKVILANGEIDYDYLVVALGGESETFGIKGLKEYAFSIVNVNSARQIREHIEYQFATYNTEAEKKDERLTIVVGGAGFTGIEFLGELGNRLPELCSEYDVNFQKVKVICVEAAPMVLPGFDPELVEYAVAHLEKKGVEFRIGTAIKECTPEGIFVSKGEDELEEIKAGTVIWAAGVRGNSLIEKSGFEAMRGRVKVQPDLRAPGHENVFIIGDCSLIINEEINRPYPPTAQIAMQQGEVCARNITALIRNKTELESFKPDIKGTVCSLGEDDAIGVAFGKKMFGAKASFMKKMVDNRALYMIGGPSLVMKKGKFNLL; this is encoded by the coding sequence TTGAGAAAGCAAAAGATTGTTATATTAGGTGCAGGTTATGGTGGTTTAATGACTGCGACTCGGTTGCAAAAGGCAATAGGAGTCAATGAAGCTGATATCGTTTTAGTTAACAAAAATGATTATCATTATGAAACAACGTGGCTGCACGAGGCATCTGCAGGTACTCTTCACCATGATCGAGTGAGATATGATATTAAAACGGTTATTGATCAAAACAAAGTTGATTTTATTATAGATACCGCAGTGGAAGTGAAAACGGAAGAGAAAAAGGTCATTCTTGCAAATGGCGAGATTGATTATGATTATTTAGTCGTTGCTCTTGGCGGTGAATCTGAAACATTTGGCATAAAGGGCTTGAAAGAGTATGCCTTTTCAATTGTGAACGTGAACTCGGCACGACAAATCCGTGAGCATATCGAATATCAATTTGCTACTTATAATACGGAAGCTGAGAAGAAGGATGAGCGTCTAACGATTGTTGTTGGGGGAGCTGGCTTCACTGGAATCGAATTTCTTGGTGAATTAGGAAACCGCCTTCCGGAGCTTTGCAGTGAGTATGACGTTAATTTTCAGAAGGTAAAGGTCATCTGTGTTGAAGCAGCACCAATGGTTCTGCCTGGGTTTGACCCAGAGCTAGTGGAGTATGCTGTGGCACATTTGGAGAAAAAGGGCGTAGAATTCCGCATTGGCACAGCGATTAAGGAATGTACACCTGAAGGAATATTCGTAAGCAAAGGCGAGGATGAGTTAGAAGAAATTAAAGCAGGTACGGTGATCTGGGCAGCGGGTGTTCGCGGAAACTCTTTAATTGAGAAATCAGGCTTTGAGGCTATGCGAGGCCGTGTAAAAGTCCAGCCAGATTTAAGAGCACCTGGTCATGAAAATGTATTCATTATTGGGGATTGCTCCCTTATCATTAACGAAGAAATTAACCGTCCTTACCCTCCAACTGCACAAATTGCCATGCAGCAGGGAGAGGTTTGTGCTAGAAACATTACAGCTCTTATTCGCAATAAAACCGAGCTTGAATCGTTCAAGCCAGACATTAAAGGAACTGTATGTTCACTAGGGGAAGACGATGCAATTGGTGTTGCGTTCGGGAAGAAAATGTTTGGGGCGAAAGCTTCATTTATGAAGAAAATGGTCGACAACCGTGCCCTATATATGATTGGCGGCCCATCACTAGTAATGAAAAAAGGAAAATTTAATCTATTATAA
- a CDS encoding NAD(P)/FAD-dependent oxidoreductase: MKEDKKVYDITIIGGGPAGLFTAFYGGMRQASVKIIESLPQLGGQLSALYPEKYIYDVAGFPKVRAQELINNLKEQMAKFEPATALEQSVEKLEKQEDGIFKLTTNKEIHYTKTVIITAGNGAFQPRRLELESAAQYEGKNLHYFIDDLKQFAGQKVVVFGGGDSAVDWALMLEPIAEKVTIVHRRDKFRAHEHSVENLHNSKVDIKTPFVPAELIGDDKGIKQVVLEGVNDKSKETIDVDAVICNYGFVSSLGPIKEWGLDIEKNSIVVNSKMETNIPGIYAAGDICTYEGKVKLIACGFGEAPTAVNNAKAYIDPKAKIQPMHSSSMFD; the protein is encoded by the coding sequence GTGAAAGAAGATAAAAAAGTGTATGATATAACGATTATTGGCGGAGGTCCTGCTGGTTTATTTACTGCTTTCTATGGCGGAATGAGACAGGCTTCTGTTAAAATTATAGAAAGCTTGCCACAGCTTGGCGGCCAATTATCAGCCCTATATCCAGAGAAGTACATATATGATGTAGCAGGATTTCCTAAAGTTCGCGCCCAAGAATTAATTAATAATTTGAAAGAGCAAATGGCCAAATTCGAACCGGCAACAGCACTTGAACAATCTGTAGAGAAGCTTGAGAAGCAGGAAGACGGAATTTTTAAGCTAACAACGAATAAAGAAATTCATTATACTAAAACAGTAATTATTACGGCAGGAAACGGTGCCTTCCAACCGCGACGCCTGGAATTAGAAAGTGCTGCACAATATGAAGGGAAAAACCTTCACTATTTTATTGATGACCTAAAGCAATTTGCTGGTCAAAAGGTTGTTGTATTTGGCGGAGGGGACTCTGCAGTTGACTGGGCGCTTATGCTAGAGCCGATTGCTGAAAAGGTAACCATCGTTCACCGTCGGGATAAATTCCGTGCCCATGAGCATAGCGTTGAAAATCTTCATAATTCTAAAGTTGATATAAAAACACCATTTGTCCCAGCAGAATTAATCGGAGATGACAAGGGTATTAAGCAAGTTGTGCTAGAAGGTGTTAATGATAAGTCAAAAGAAACGATTGATGTAGACGCGGTCATCTGTAACTACGGTTTTGTTTCTTCCCTTGGTCCAATTAAAGAATGGGGCCTTGACATTGAAAAGAACTCCATCGTTGTCAATTCCAAAATGGAAACAAATATTCCAGGCATTTATGCAGCAGGAGATATTTGCACATATGAGGGGAAAGTAAAGCTAATCGCATGCGGCTTTGGTGAAGCACCAACAGCGGTCAACAATGCAAAGGCATATATTGATCCAAAAGCAAAAATCCAGCCAATGCATAGCAGCTCCATGTTTGATTAA
- a CDS encoding iron-sulfur cluster assembly accessory protein, which produces MSDVVILTDAAASQIKEMMKANEEENALLRVSVKGGGCSGLSYGMGFAHEVEENDSQFEQHGIKIVVSKEDAPILNGTKIDYKQSMMGGGFTIDNPNAIASCGCGSSFRTATAAGTPEEC; this is translated from the coding sequence ATGAGTGATGTTGTTATTTTGACAGATGCTGCTGCTTCGCAAATTAAGGAAATGATGAAGGCTAATGAAGAGGAAAATGCCTTATTAAGGGTTTCTGTAAAAGGCGGGGGATGCAGCGGATTATCTTATGGAATGGGTTTTGCCCATGAAGTAGAAGAAAATGATAGCCAATTTGAGCAGCATGGGATCAAGATTGTTGTTAGCAAAGAGGACGCACCGATCCTGAATGGAACGAAAATTGATTATAAGCAATCGATGATGGGTGGCGGGTTCACGATTGATAACCCGAATGCGATTGCATCATGCGGGTGCGGGTCATCATTCCGTACGGCAACAGCAGCTGGTACGCCAGAGGAATGTTAA
- a CDS encoding DUF2225 domain-containing protein, whose amino-acid sequence MTEIEPIFDKKCECRMCKKSFTSKKLRSRFTKVKDYDTDFCPNYTSEEANPILYHVEVCPHCGYSSTSDFSPYFPPGTIEVIQAKVCDQWNPHDLGQKRKLGDAIKTYKLAVYCGLLKKEKYITIAGMYMRLAWIYRSLQNEEQEQRFLKLASKTYVDSYMADDFRGTQVSEVKLMYLIGELSRRTHQNDQAVKFFSKVIEQQNRSIESGIIEMARERWYEMRDSQKTANQA is encoded by the coding sequence ATGACTGAAATTGAACCCATCTTCGACAAAAAGTGCGAATGTAGAATGTGCAAAAAATCGTTTACTAGTAAAAAGCTGCGTTCCAGGTTTACAAAGGTAAAGGACTATGATACTGATTTCTGCCCTAATTATACCTCTGAGGAAGCAAATCCGATTCTTTATCACGTTGAGGTATGCCCTCATTGCGGATATTCTTCAACAAGCGATTTTTCTCCTTATTTTCCACCCGGAACCATTGAAGTCATACAAGCTAAGGTCTGCGACCAATGGAATCCCCATGATCTTGGACAGAAGCGAAAATTAGGAGATGCTATCAAAACATATAAATTAGCCGTCTATTGCGGCTTGCTGAAAAAAGAGAAGTATATCACTATTGCTGGCATGTACATGAGGTTAGCGTGGATTTATCGGAGCCTGCAGAATGAGGAACAGGAGCAAAGATTTTTGAAGCTGGCTTCAAAAACATATGTAGACTCTTATATGGCAGATGATTTTAGAGGAACACAAGTATCTGAAGTTAAGCTTATGTATTTAATAGGCGAGCTTTCTAGACGCACCCATCAAAATGATCAGGCTGTTAAATTCTTTTCCAAGGTGATTGAGCAGCAAAACCGGTCCATCGAATCGGGTATTATCGAAATGGCTAGAGAAAGATGGTATGAAATGCGTGACAGCCAGAAGACAGCGAACCAAGCATAA
- a CDS encoding YuzB family protein, translating to MIKPIIEFCVSNLASGSQKALEILEKDYDLDVIEYGCLGYCGKCASTLFALVNGEVVTGETPDELVQNIYQYLEGNPMF from the coding sequence GTGATAAAGCCCATCATTGAGTTTTGTGTCAGCAATTTAGCAAGTGGATCTCAAAAGGCGCTGGAAATACTAGAGAAGGATTATGACCTTGATGTTATTGAATATGGATGTTTAGGCTACTGCGGGAAATGTGCATCTACTTTATTTGCTCTCGTAAATGGCGAGGTCGTTACAGGAGAGACTCCTGATGAGCTAGTTCAAAATATCTATCAATATTTAGAGGGAAATCCAATGTTTTAA
- a CDS encoding NAD(P)/FAD-dependent oxidoreductase, with product MKKLVILGGGYGGMRALERLLPNQLPDDVSITLIDRVPYHCLKTEYYALAAGTISDQQVRVAYPEHPRLEIKFGEITGIDLENKKVTLLDNTSVRYDDLIIGLGCEDKYHNVPGANEFTLSIQTIEKSRATYQALNNLSPGSVVGIVGAGLSGVEIASELYESRPDLNIKLFDRGNHILSAFPERLSMYVENWFNSNGIEIISHSNITRVEENVLFNHDEPIPCNAIVWTAGIQPNKIVRDMDVEKDPQGRVVLTKYHNLPSDEHVYVVGDCASLPHAPSAQLAEGQAEQIVQVLLKRWKSEELPESLPTIKLKGVLGSLGSKHGFGVVADRAITGRVARLLKSGILWMYKFHRG from the coding sequence ATGAAAAAACTTGTAATACTTGGCGGTGGCTATGGGGGAATGAGGGCACTTGAACGTCTTCTTCCTAATCAGCTGCCAGATGATGTTTCCATTACTTTAATCGATCGGGTTCCTTATCATTGTTTAAAAACAGAGTATTACGCATTAGCAGCTGGGACCATCTCTGATCAACAAGTACGGGTGGCCTATCCCGAGCACCCAAGACTCGAAATAAAATTTGGCGAAATCACCGGCATTGATCTTGAAAACAAAAAGGTTACCTTGCTTGACAACACATCGGTTCGTTATGATGATTTAATTATCGGTTTAGGCTGTGAAGATAAATATCATAATGTACCTGGTGCAAATGAATTCACACTAAGTATTCAAACCATTGAAAAGTCTCGTGCAACATACCAAGCTTTAAATAACTTATCTCCAGGGTCCGTTGTTGGTATTGTCGGTGCTGGATTAAGCGGGGTTGAGATTGCATCAGAACTTTACGAAAGCCGTCCGGATTTAAACATTAAATTATTTGATAGAGGGAATCATATCCTTTCTGCCTTCCCTGAAAGATTAAGCATGTATGTTGAAAACTGGTTTAACAGCAATGGGATAGAAATTATTAGTCATTCAAATATTACCCGTGTAGAAGAAAATGTTCTTTTTAATCATGATGAGCCGATTCCATGTAATGCAATCGTTTGGACCGCTGGCATTCAGCCTAATAAGATCGTTCGTGATATGGATGTGGAAAAAGATCCACAAGGGCGGGTTGTGCTTACTAAGTATCATAACCTCCCCTCAGATGAACATGTGTATGTTGTTGGGGACTGTGCAAGCCTTCCACATGCACCAAGCGCCCAGCTGGCTGAAGGACAGGCTGAGCAAATTGTTCAAGTCCTATTGAAACGATGGAAAAGTGAAGAACTTCCAGAATCACTGCCAACGATAAAGCTAAAAGGGGTACTTGGCTCCCTTGGCAGTAAGCACGGATTCGGAGTCGTAGCCGATCGAGCCATTACAGGCCGAGTAGCAAGACTTCTGAAATCAGGAATTCTTTGGATGTATAAATTTCACCGGGGATAA
- a CDS encoding YuzD family protein, which yields MQREVELTVYGAEVLCPSCVNLPSSKETYEWLQAALSRKYPDQPFKITYVDIHNPPEEAEKQEFAQRVIEEDMFYPVVLIEDEVVGEGNPKLKTIYSVMEKHGYKAE from the coding sequence ATGCAAAGAGAAGTGGAATTAACTGTTTATGGAGCAGAGGTATTATGTCCAAGCTGTGTAAACCTTCCTTCCTCAAAGGAAACATATGAGTGGCTTCAAGCTGCGCTAAGCCGAAAGTATCCAGACCAGCCTTTCAAAATTACGTATGTGGACATCCACAATCCACCTGAAGAAGCTGAGAAACAGGAATTTGCTCAAAGGGTAATTGAAGAGGATATGTTTTACCCGGTCGTCCTAATTGAAGATGAGGTAGTTGGGGAAGGCAATCCAAAGCTAAAAACCATTTATTCAGTAATGGAAAAACACGGATATAAAGCAGAGTAG
- the thrB gene encoding homoserine kinase, producing MSEGEMLIIKVPGSSANLGPGFDSIGLALNVYLTLEVEGADHWEVVPLSEHLNVFPNDETNYIIQIAMKTAETYNQKLPSCKISVSSDIPLARGLGSSAAAIVAGIELADALCNLHLSEQEKLELASRIEGHPDNVGASLLGGLVVGCQRGEDVSAEVFNHLALDVIAVVPKDELLTKESRGVLPSSLSYSEAVQAGAIGNVLIAALFSSNFELAGKMMKADLYHHPYRKELVPHMAIIEENAIELGAFGVALSGAGPTVLCLAEEGKGKAVAEGLSKLFPEMDCRSLKIDQVGSQVYTESRNGLLCK from the coding sequence ATGAGCGAAGGGGAAATGCTCATCATTAAAGTCCCGGGAAGCTCCGCAAACTTAGGACCTGGATTTGATTCAATTGGGCTTGCACTAAATGTATATTTAACTCTTGAGGTTGAAGGAGCAGATCATTGGGAGGTTGTCCCTTTATCTGAGCACTTGAATGTATTTCCAAATGATGAAACAAATTATATAATTCAAATTGCTATGAAGACAGCAGAAACATATAATCAAAAGCTGCCTAGCTGTAAAATTAGCGTAAGCAGCGATATTCCTCTCGCAAGAGGTTTAGGCTCTAGTGCTGCAGCTATTGTCGCTGGAATTGAATTAGCGGATGCCCTCTGCAATCTTCATTTATCAGAGCAGGAGAAATTGGAATTGGCTTCTCGAATCGAAGGTCATCCTGATAATGTCGGCGCCTCCCTTTTAGGGGGATTAGTAGTCGGCTGTCAAAGAGGAGAAGATGTAAGTGCTGAAGTCTTTAATCATTTAGCACTTGATGTAATTGCCGTTGTTCCTAAAGATGAGCTTTTAACGAAGGAGTCCCGGGGCGTTTTGCCTAGCAGCCTTTCCTATAGTGAAGCGGTACAAGCAGGGGCCATCGGGAATGTTCTCATTGCAGCTCTATTCAGCAGCAATTTTGAGCTTGCTGGAAAAATGATGAAGGCAGATTTATATCATCATCCTTACCGGAAAGAGCTAGTTCCTCATATGGCCATTATTGAGGAAAATGCAATTGAACTTGGCGCTTTTGGGGTAGCTTTGAGTGGTGCGGGTCCAACCGTGCTATGTTTGGCGGAGGAAGGCAAAGGGAAAGCTGTTGCAGAAGGATTATCTAAGCTGTTTCCAGAAATGGATTGCCGCAGCTTGAAAATTGATCAGGTCGGCAGTCAGGTCTATACTGAATCACGAAACGGTCTTCTATGTAAATAA
- the thrC gene encoding threonine synthase: protein MRWEGLLKAYKEYLPINENTPLLTLNEGNTPLIRLDKLSDEWGIDLYVKTEGTNPTGSFKDRGMVMAVAKAKEEGSETVICASTGNTSAAAAAYAARAGLRCIVVIPEGKIAMGKLAQAVMYGAEIISIEGNFDQALAMVRKISETEPITLVNSVNPYRLEGQKTGAFEICDQLGGKAPDILALPVGNAGNISAYWKGFKEYNEAKQTGLPKMHGFEAEGAAAIVHNKVFEDPETIATAIRIGNPASWSLANAALEESNGKIDEVSDEEILYMYRKLASTEGIFAEPASCASLAGIYKQLRNGEIPQHSRVVAILTGNGLKDPNVAIECSPIKPIVLPNDEVAVAEHIKGVVHV from the coding sequence ATGAGATGGGAAGGATTACTAAAAGCATATAAAGAGTATTTGCCAATTAACGAAAACACACCACTACTAACATTGAATGAAGGTAATACACCATTAATTAGACTTGATAAGCTTTCTGATGAATGGGGAATTGACCTATATGTGAAAACAGAAGGCACAAATCCGACTGGTTCCTTTAAAGACCGTGGGATGGTTATGGCTGTAGCAAAAGCGAAGGAAGAGGGGAGTGAAACCGTCATTTGTGCTTCCACAGGGAATACATCGGCAGCTGCAGCAGCATATGCGGCACGAGCTGGGCTTCGTTGCATTGTTGTTATTCCAGAGGGGAAAATTGCGATGGGCAAGCTAGCGCAGGCTGTTATGTATGGTGCAGAGATTATCTCAATTGAAGGAAACTTCGACCAAGCATTGGCGATGGTTAGAAAAATCAGTGAAACAGAGCCTATTACTCTCGTAAACTCTGTGAACCCATACCGCCTTGAAGGCCAGAAAACAGGCGCCTTTGAAATTTGTGATCAGCTTGGCGGCAAAGCACCGGATATTCTTGCACTTCCTGTCGGAAATGCAGGCAACATTAGTGCGTACTGGAAGGGCTTTAAGGAATACAATGAAGCGAAGCAAACAGGGCTGCCAAAAATGCATGGATTTGAAGCAGAAGGTGCAGCTGCGATCGTTCATAATAAAGTATTTGAAGATCCTGAAACCATTGCGACTGCAATTCGAATCGGCAATCCTGCAAGCTGGAGCTTAGCTAATGCAGCTTTAGAAGAATCCAATGGAAAGATTGATGAAGTAAGTGATGAAGAAATTCTCTATATGTATAGAAAGCTTGCTTCTACTGAAGGAATTTTTGCTGAGCCGGCATCATGTGCCTCATTAGCGGGTATTTATAAACAGCTGCGAAATGGAGAAATTCCGCAGCATTCTAGAGTGGTTGCCATTCTTACAGGAAATGGCCTGAAGGATCCGAATGTGGCGATCGAATGCAGCCCTATTAAGCCTATTGTGCTTCCAAATGATGAGGTTGCGGTGGCTGAACATATTAAGGGAGTTGTCCATGTATGA